In Papaver somniferum cultivar HN1 chromosome 9, ASM357369v1, whole genome shotgun sequence, the genomic stretch TTGTAGGTACCACCAATTTTCCGACGAAGCGCTCCATACTGCACGAGAACCAAATCAAGGTTTCAATTTGTAAGTACAATACAGTGAAGATAAAAAGAGTAGCATAAACTGTCATCTCCTTTGAAATTTACCTGTTCAGGGTTCATCCTTTTTCCAGACTTAGTTGCATCTCTAGCTTCTTCTATAAGTACAGCATCTTCAGCAGACCTAACTTGAGAGAAATCTAAAGCTTCAGTTACACTACTAAACAAAGACTGTTTTCTCTTTTTTGGTTCTTCTTTCTCATTCTCATCATCCTTCTCTTGTTTAGCCCAAACTTTTCTAAATGTTACAAAGTTGTTTGTAGGATGATTTGTGATGTTTTGTGTACCTCTGAATT encodes the following:
- the LOC113310613 gene encoding uncharacterized protein LOC113310613; translated protein: MKSLYLSSSQNYCPPQFRGTQNITNHPTNNFVTFRKVWAKQEKDDENEKEEPKKRKQSLFSSVTEALDFSQVRSAEDAVLIEEARDATKSGKRMNPEQYGALRRKIGGTYKDFFKSYVEVDGEYVEEGWVDKTCKVCKKDTKGEPRQVDSAGRYVHIACVGKSKPGNFFTRLFS